The genome window GCAAGTGGAGATCGGCCACTCGTCGTGAAATACGGCGGAAACGGGATGGGCGCCGATCCCGACGCACTCGATCCGGTGATCGACGAACTAGCCGGTCTCCAGCGCGCGGGACAAGCGGTCGTCCTGGTGCACGGCGGCGGACCGGATATCGACCGTGCGCTGCTGCGTCAAGGCGTCCAGACAAGCCGCATCGCCGGGCTGCGCGTCACGGATGCGGAGACGCTCGAAGTGACCGAAGCCGTGTTGTGTGCCACCTTGAACAAGCGTCTGGTGCGCGCGCTCACGCGCTCGGGATCGCGGGTCGCCGGTGTCAGCGGGCAAGACGGCGGAACGTTAGTCGCAACAAAAACGCAAGCGTCCGACGGAAGCGACCTCGGCTTTGTCGGGACGGTGATCGAAACGGATCCGGCGCTGCTGTTCGCGTTGTTACACGCCGGCTTTCTGCCGGTCGTCGCGCCGCTAGCGCTTTCGAACGGCGCATCGCACGCATATAACGTTAATGCCGACGCAGCTGCTGCCGCGATTGCCGACGCCCTCGATGCGAGCGCGCTGGTGATGCTGACCGGCGTACCGCGCGTCTTGCGCGATCCAAGCGATCCGTTATCGTCGATACATCGTCTTTCGCTGCACGACGCGATCGCATTCGTGGACGGGCCGGCCTGTCGCGACGGCATGCGTCCGAAACTCAACGCCGCTATTACCTACGTGTCGGCGAGAAGCGGTTCGGCCTACATCTGCGCCACCAAGCCCGGCGCCATCGCCGCCGCGCTCGATGGCGACGCGACGATCGTCGCCAATGCCTCTTAGGCTGCCGCCGATCGCCGGCGCACGCCATCGCGTCGTACCACGTGCGTTGTACCGGTGCGAAAATCGTAGGTTACGACGCCGGAAATCCGTTCGCCGCGCCCGGTGGTGCGTTCGGGAGTCACGGTCGGAAGCGCGGCCAGGCGCTCCGGGCCAGACGGCAAACGGCGCAGCGACAACCCGTATGGGGAGCCGTCCCGCCCGCGAACGATGGCATCGAATGGTCGCGCCTGCGCGCCCGCGGCGAGAACGTTCCGGCGAGCGATTCCGAAGCACCGCGACGCTAACCGCGACGACGCGAAACGGCGCAGCTCCGAGACGATTCGGTCGCGTTCGGCAAAGAGCGCGGCGGGCCGCACGCCTTCGGCTGCGGCTGCCTGCACCAGCGACTCGAAGCGCACCAGAGCCTCGTTGGCCAGCGCGCTGACCGTCGGCGGGCGGTTGCGATGCAAAAGTACGTGGCGCACGGCGTCACGCATGGCCGTTTCACCCAGCTGCGGAAGCGTTTTGGCGAGCAGAACCGGATCGTTCACCATCACACTATCGGGGTTTCTTGTGCCATACGCCTGGCACTATCGCTAAAATAGAACTCCGGTCATTTATAGATTTCGTGCCGGCGCCTACGAGCGACAGGTTCGGGCGGTCGAAGTTGGCAAATTCGAAACCCACCTATTTCGGAGGCCAGTTCGTGCAATTATTGTACGCGAGATCTATCGCCTTGGCTGCTTGCATCGCATTTCTAGCAGCTTGTGCGGGTGGCGCCGGGACCTCCCCAATGCCGGGTTCGCCGGCGCACCGGGCGGCCGGCTCGAAGGCGCACACCATCGATCACATCGTCATCATCGTTCAAGAAAATCGCAGCTTCGATAACCTCTTCGCCACATTTCCGGGCGCCGATGGAGCGACCTCGGGATATTACCTCAAGAAGAACGTTCCGACGCTCGTTCAACTCGTCGCAAGACCCCTGGACGACGGCCGCGACATCAATCATGCATCGCAAGCGTACAACGATGCCTGCGACGGCGAAAACACCTATCCGAAGACGGCCTGTGCGATGGATGGATTCAACCTCGAGGGGATCGACGGCAACAGCCCAGCCGGTACGTATCCGTACCAATACATCAAACCGTCCGACATCAAAGCATATTGGTCCTTAGCCAAGCATTTCGGACTCGGCGATCATATGTTTCAGACGCAAGGCAGCGGCAGCTTCACCGCGCATCAAGATCTC of Candidatus Tumulicola sp. contains these proteins:
- the argB gene encoding acetylglutamate kinase is translated as MTHKLASGDRPLVVKYGGNGMGADPDALDPVIDELAGLQRAGQAVVLVHGGGPDIDRALLRQGVQTSRIAGLRVTDAETLEVTEAVLCATLNKRLVRALTRSGSRVAGVSGQDGGTLVATKTQASDGSDLGFVGTVIETDPALLFALLHAGFLPVVAPLALSNGASHAYNVNADAAAAAIADALDASALVMLTGVPRVLRDPSDPLSSIHRLSLHDAIAFVDGPACRDGMRPKLNAAITYVSARSGSAYICATKPGAIAAALDGDATIVANAS